One genomic segment of Arcobacter porcinus includes these proteins:
- a CDS encoding ABC transporter substrate-binding protein, which produces MLKKFIISIFILFIMLIYLSKNRYTNENIVIASSMPLSGIMKPWGEGAKNSIDAYFSYINQNNILDDRKLEFVTLDDKYEPDLTEENISLLLSNPDTFLLFAMVGTPTVKRAIPIINENNSFLFAPFSGASFLRDNNFSTILNFRTSYEDEINSLVDYIVEEKNHQNIAIFYQNDEYGEEGYISFLKALNKHKLNPSSFGTYTRNTLAINLSFNKIKEEKPQTVFLIGSYKANALFIQKAKNSEEFKDTIFCNISFSDANSIVKELKNKDIDTSNLIFSQVVPNYLDENIELTKEYQNLIENYAQNKELSFLSFEAFLASKALVNAIKENINNLSLKRIYKSLENRDCNGLEKKVYLFEYLDDKFIEINP; this is translated from the coding sequence ATGCTAAAAAAGTTTATAATATCAATTTTTATTTTATTTATAATGCTCATTTACTTATCTAAAAATAGATATACAAATGAGAATATTGTTATTGCATCTTCTATGCCTTTAAGTGGTATTATGAAACCTTGGGGAGAAGGTGCTAAAAATAGTATCGATGCATATTTTTCTTATATAAATCAAAATAATATATTAGATGATAGAAAATTAGAGTTTGTAACTTTAGATGATAAATATGAACCTGATTTAACAGAAGAGAACATCTCTTTGCTTCTTTCAAATCCTGATACTTTTCTTCTTTTTGCAATGGTTGGTACTCCAACAGTAAAAAGAGCAATTCCAATAATAAATGAGAATAACTCATTTTTATTTGCTCCATTTTCAGGAGCATCATTTTTAAGAGATAATAATTTTTCAACAATTTTAAACTTTAGAACTTCATATGAAGATGAAATCAACTCTTTAGTTGATTATATTGTAGAAGAGAAAAATCATCAAAATATTGCTATTTTTTATCAAAATGATGAATATGGAGAAGAAGGTTATATATCATTTTTAAAAGCTTTAAATAAACATAAACTAAATCCATCTAGCTTTGGAACTTATACAAGAAATACTTTAGCAATAAATTTATCATTTAATAAAATAAAAGAAGAGAAGCCTCAAACTGTCTTTTTAATAGGTTCATACAAAGCAAATGCACTTTTTATACAAAAAGCTAAAAATAGTGAAGAGTTTAAAGATACAATATTTTGTAATATATCTTTTAGTGATGCTAACTCAATAGTAAAAGAGCTAAAAAACAAAGATATTGATACTTCAAATTTGATTTTTTCTCAAGTTGTTCCAAACTATTTAGATGAGAATATAGAACTTACAAAAGAGTATCAAAATTTAATAGAAAACTATGCACAAAATAAAGAATTGAGTTTTTTATCTTTTGAAGCATTTCTAGCTTCTAAAGCTTTAGTAAATGCGATAAAAGAGAATATAAATAATCTTTCATTAAAGAGAATATATAAATCTTTAGAAAATAGAGATTGCAATGGTTTAGAGAAAAAAGTATATCTTTTTGAATATTTAGATGATAAATTTATAGAAATAAACCCATGA
- a CDS encoding sensor histidine kinase, with translation MKKYITILLDYFSSLKYSYKANFLVFIIAGGMFCIIFLSQLSLFVLKDDFDTLFDIRTKSLSKLETIKDTFRINIQSTLQDFQDKDLEYDQSLEVLILAKEIIEKNYSEYKTGFRNKNRLFIITFIKYFIISEQAYYKNELLKNSLIDNIDTLYLSIFNKIDLLEANSDKDYFKNINLDINEIDIFLSSLINYDLILAINEKRDTDKIFNTILIFSFISIFLVLFFTILLSFFITRHFKNVHTVQEKIVEDKTKELKELNSSLELKISQEVAKNRKKDIIMFQQARLASLGEMLNNIAHQWRQPLGSISMIIQSFRTKQKLNKLTDDFIEQKTKDALLLAQNMSNTLDDFKNFFDPNRQKIRFFIEDCILQSIELSKYSLSKENIKIKLNIKQNIELYSYYNELSHVILNILSNSKDALASLENKDDRIIKIITKAYKKYLIINILDNGGGVPKEILPKIFEPYFTTKYKSAGTGIGLYMSKMIIDKHLKGKINCKNINQFHKGNEYTFTSFTIKLPIEEEKNWKEI, from the coding sequence ATGAAAAAATATATTACAATTCTTTTAGACTATTTTTCTAGCTTAAAATATAGCTATAAGGCAAACTTCCTAGTATTTATTATTGCTGGTGGAATGTTTTGTATTATATTTTTATCTCAATTATCTCTTTTTGTTTTAAAAGATGATTTTGATACTTTATTTGATATTAGAACAAAAAGCTTAAGTAAACTAGAGACAATAAAAGATACTTTTAGAATAAATATTCAAAGTACACTACAAGATTTTCAAGATAAAGATTTAGAGTATGATCAATCTTTGGAAGTATTAATTTTAGCAAAAGAGATTATTGAAAAGAATTATTCAGAGTATAAAACTGGCTTTAGAAATAAAAATAGATTATTTATAATTACTTTTATAAAATATTTTATAATAAGTGAACAAGCTTACTATAAAAACGAACTTCTAAAAAATAGTTTAATTGATAATATTGACACTCTTTATTTATCAATTTTCAATAAAATAGATCTTCTTGAAGCAAATAGTGACAAAGATTATTTCAAAAACATAAATCTTGATATAAATGAGATAGATATTTTTTTATCAAGTTTAATTAATTATGATTTGATTTTAGCAATAAATGAAAAAAGAGATACAGATAAAATATTTAATACAATTCTGATATTCTCATTTATATCTATATTTTTAGTTCTATTTTTCACAATTTTACTATCATTTTTTATTACAAGGCACTTTAAAAATGTTCATACAGTTCAAGAAAAAATTGTTGAAGATAAAACAAAAGAGCTAAAAGAGTTAAATAGCTCTTTGGAGTTAAAAATATCTCAAGAGGTTGCTAAAAATAGGAAAAAAGATATTATTATGTTTCAACAAGCAAGATTAGCAAGTCTTGGTGAAATGTTAAACAATATTGCACACCAATGGAGACAACCTTTGGGAAGTATTTCTATGATTATTCAAAGTTTTAGAACAAAACAAAAATTAAATAAATTAACAGATGATTTTATAGAACAAAAAACGAAAGATGCCCTACTTTTGGCACAAAATATGTCAAATACTCTTGATGATTTTAAAAACTTTTTTGATCCAAATAGACAAAAAATAAGATTTTTTATAGAAGATTGTATTTTACAATCTATTGAACTCTCAAAATACTCTTTAAGCAAAGAAAATATAAAAATTAAATTAAATATAAAACAAAATATTGAATTGTATAGCTATTATAATGAACTTTCTCATGTAATTTTGAATATTTTGTCAAATTCCAAAGATGCTTTAGCTAGCTTAGAAAATAAAGATGATAGAATAATCAAAATTATTACAAAAGCTTATAAAAAATATCTAATAATCAATATTTTAGACAACGGTGGAGGAGTTCCAAAGGAGATTCTACCAAAAATTTTTGAGCCATATTTTACTACGAAATATAAAAGTGCAGGAACAGGAATTGGACTTTATATGTCAAAAATGATTATTGATAAACATTTAAAAGGTAAAATAAATTGTAAAAATATTAATCAATTTCATAAAGGAAATGAGTACACTTTTACTTCATTTACAATTAAATTGCCAATAGAAGAGGAGAAAAATTGGAAAGAGATTTAG
- a CDS encoding response regulator transcription factor, which translates to MERDLEILKNFNILYLEDDEDLLRHTKDILEDFVDNIYAVQNSVDAMKIVLEKRVDVIVSDILLKNENGINFLKYLKNKNIFIPTILTTAHTDTVYLLEAIKLKVENYIIKPIEIDELLNTLHDLLLPKIQGDEIKRNQNIIKTIGIICDNKQVEIVKHIFNNLDEDNHFCASYTEIMDQFSISKPTLIKLFKYLADKNILTKIAHKTYKFDEKSLND; encoded by the coding sequence TTGGAAAGAGATTTAGAAATATTAAAGAATTTTAATATTTTATATTTAGAAGATGATGAGGATTTATTAAGACATACAAAAGATATTTTAGAAGATTTTGTAGATAATATTTATGCTGTTCAAAACAGTGTTGATGCTATGAAAATAGTTTTAGAAAAAAGAGTTGATGTAATAGTAAGTGATATTTTACTAAAAAACGAAAATGGTATAAATTTTCTAAAATATCTAAAAAATAAAAATATATTTATTCCCACAATATTAACAACTGCTCATACAGATACAGTTTATTTACTTGAAGCAATTAAATTAAAAGTTGAAAACTATATTATAAAACCAATAGAAATTGATGAGCTTTTAAACACTTTACATGATTTACTTCTTCCAAAGATTCAAGGAGATGAGATTAAAAGAAACCAAAATATAATAAAAACTATTGGCATAATTTGTGATAATAAGCAAGTTGAAATAGTAAAACATATTTTTAATAATTTAGATGAAGATAATCATTTTTGTGCTTCATATACTGAAATTATGGATCAATTTTCTATCTCAAAACCAACTTTAATTAAACTATTTAAATATTTAGCAGATAAAAATATATTAACAAAAATCGCACATAAAACCTATAAATTTGATGAAAAGAGCTTAAATGATTAA
- a CDS encoding NRAMP family divalent metal transporter, with amino-acid sequence MINRIKNTYKIFGPGILMATAAIGGSHLVASTQAGALFGWSLAIFILAVNFLKYPFFLANVKYTMATKRSLIEGYASLGNAWLWLFTILAVIAAVVNTAAVSMFAASLLGYFIPIQLTIKLLSLIIIVACLLILIAGKYNLLNNVSKIIMISLSLATIVAVSMAVVQEANTNIVDDFISPSPWTLASLGFIVILTGWMPAPIEISSISSIWLKNQIRETNINSKNALLDFNVGFIGTAILAIFFLALGALVLHGSAYEFKDGIAFADQLVTMYSSVIGDWSKLLIAFIAFACMFGTSITVIDGYGRAVAEAFSLIKSKKSASNKSVAIWTLFISIVGCLIILFFTSSMRTMLDFAMILSFSTTPIFAFLNYKLVKSTKLPKELQSGRFLNILSILGLIFLFGFLILFIIYRWFPFLLGM; translated from the coding sequence ATGATTAATCGTATAAAAAACACTTATAAAATCTTTGGTCCTGGTATTTTAATGGCAACTGCTGCAATTGGTGGTTCACATTTAGTAGCTTCAACTCAAGCTGGAGCTTTATTTGGTTGGAGTTTAGCAATATTTATACTTGCAGTAAACTTTTTAAAATATCCATTCTTTTTGGCAAATGTTAAATATACAATGGCTACAAAAAGGAGTTTGATTGAAGGTTATGCATCTTTAGGAAATGCTTGGCTATGGCTATTTACTATTTTAGCTGTAATTGCTGCTGTTGTAAATACAGCTGCTGTTTCTATGTTTGCAGCTAGTTTACTTGGATATTTTATTCCTATACAATTAACTATAAAACTTTTAAGTTTAATAATAATTGTTGCATGTTTATTGATTTTAATTGCAGGAAAATATAATCTTTTAAATAATGTTTCAAAAATAATTATGATCTCTTTGAGTTTAGCAACAATAGTTGCTGTTTCAATGGCTGTTGTTCAAGAAGCAAATACAAATATCGTTGATGATTTCATATCTCCATCTCCTTGGACTCTTGCTAGTTTAGGATTTATCGTTATTTTAACTGGTTGGATGCCAGCTCCTATTGAGATATCAAGTATTAGTTCTATTTGGTTAAAAAATCAAATAAGAGAGACAAATATTAATTCAAAAAATGCTTTACTTGATTTTAATGTTGGATTCATAGGAACTGCTATTTTAGCAATATTCTTTTTGGCTCTTGGTGCATTAGTATTACATGGAAGTGCTTATGAATTTAAAGATGGAATAGCATTTGCTGATCAACTTGTAACTATGTATTCAAGTGTTATTGGTGATTGGTCAAAGCTTTTAATAGCATTTATAGCTTTTGCTTGTATGTTTGGAACTTCAATAACAGTTATTGATGGATATGGAAGAGCTGTTGCTGAAGCTTTCTCTTTAATAAAAAGTAAAAAATCTGCAAGCAATAAAAGTGTTGCTATTTGGACACTATTTATTAGTATTGTTGGTTGTTTAATAATACTATTTTTTACAAGTTCTATGAGAACTATGCTTGATTTTGCGATGATACTATCATTTTCAACAACACCAATTTTTGCATTTTTAAACTATAAACTCGTAAAAAGTACAAAACTTCCAAAAGAGCTTCAATCTGGTAGATTCTTAAATATCTTATCTATTTTAGGTCTAATATTTTTATTTGGATTCTTAATTCTATTTATAATTTATAGATGGTTTCCATTCTTACTAGGTATGTAA
- a CDS encoding heavy-metal-associated domain-containing protein, whose product MRVIFLFFIFFNFVFSSQISLIKVEGMHCPLCTTAVKKAINNLEGVEKVSVRLNTKEVNVIYDEEKVKIEDILEAIKTTSYEGILIDTFIKNKVDN is encoded by the coding sequence ATGAGAGTTATATTTCTATTTTTTATCTTTTTTAATTTTGTTTTTTCTTCACAAATATCACTTATTAAAGTTGAAGGGATGCATTGTCCACTTTGTACAACAGCTGTTAAAAAAGCAATTAATAATCTTGAAGGAGTAGAAAAAGTAAGTGTTAGATTAAATACAAAAGAAGTAAATGTAATTTATGATGAAGAAAAAGTAAAAATAGAAGATATTTTAGAAGCAATTAAAACAACTTCTTATGAAGGTATTTTAATTGATACATTTATAAAAAACAAAGTAGATAATTAA
- a CDS encoding transporter, producing MKKINFTIIGAVITAFLSTLCCLPALLFIFFGVSSGVLSYFTTLEKTRVPLAILAIIFFLISIYNLKKKVACNCDKKIRIRSYILALIFFILILLLLFYPEILPLFME from the coding sequence ATGAAAAAAATAAATTTTACGATAATAGGGGCAGTTATAACTGCCTTTTTATCAACACTTTGTTGTTTACCAGCACTATTATTTATATTTTTTGGAGTATCAAGTGGAGTTTTAAGTTATTTTACTACTTTAGAAAAAACTAGAGTTCCACTTGCTATTTTAGCAATTATCTTTTTTTTGATATCAATTTATAATTTGAAGAAAAAGGTAGCATGTAACTGTGATAAAAAAATTAGAATAAGAAGTTATATATTAGCTCTAATCTTTTTTATATTAATTTTATTATTGCTTTTTTATCCAGAGATTTTACCACTTTTTATGGAGTAA
- a CDS encoding transglutaminase-like domain-containing protein, whose protein sequence is MKRRTFLKTATTFSAISVLSPKFIFANENKNPFGITKTPRKFCVTNRYEFEQTKEITQVWIPLPKNESYHEVIDIDYKGNFTEAKIVKNPYNTEVLYAKWDKNIQAKLDLNFSVIMQERTTDFSKATSNIDYPNYVKEYLKATTHIPITKKLTNYANEITKNAKTPLEKARAIYNWTVNTMYRDESVIGCGIGDAEKSIEDKIYGGKCTDISSVFVCLLRNAKIPARETFGIRAGQSKISDACGKADEKGFANITGAQHCRAEFYIDGLGWVPCDPADVTKVKLAEKLTNNDKKLKDVKEYFFGSWEMNWIAFNSARDFILEPKPTQYPLNMLGYPYAEVGEDAKDYYNPKTFSYTYNSQELL, encoded by the coding sequence ATGAAAAGAAGAACATTTTTAAAAACAGCTACTACTTTTTCAGCAATTTCGGTTTTGTCTCCAAAATTTATATTTGCTAATGAAAATAAAAATCCATTTGGAATTACAAAAACTCCTAGAAAATTTTGTGTAACAAATAGATATGAGTTTGAACAAACTAAAGAGATAACACAAGTTTGGATTCCACTTCCAAAAAATGAGAGTTATCATGAAGTGATTGATATAGACTACAAAGGAAATTTCACAGAGGCTAAAATTGTAAAAAATCCTTACAATACAGAAGTTTTATATGCAAAATGGGATAAAAATATTCAAGCTAAATTAGATCTAAATTTTTCAGTTATTATGCAAGAGAGAACTACTGATTTTTCTAAAGCCACTTCAAATATAGATTATCCAAATTATGTAAAAGAGTATTTAAAAGCTACAACACATATTCCAATAACAAAAAAGCTTACAAATTACGCAAATGAAATTACAAAAAATGCAAAAACACCACTTGAAAAAGCAAGAGCTATTTATAATTGGACTGTAAATACAATGTATAGAGATGAGAGTGTTATAGGTTGTGGAATAGGAGATGCTGAGAAATCAATTGAAGATAAAATATATGGTGGAAAATGTACAGATATAAGTTCTGTATTTGTATGTCTATTAAGAAATGCAAAAATTCCTGCACGTGAAACTTTTGGAATAAGAGCTGGACAATCAAAAATTTCAGATGCTTGTGGAAAAGCAGATGAAAAAGGTTTTGCAAATATTACAGGTGCACAACATTGTAGAGCAGAGTTTTATATAGATGGACTTGGATGGGTTCCTTGTGATCCAGCTGATGTAACAAAAGTAAAACTTGCAGAAAAACTTACAAATAATGATAAAAAATTAAAAGATGTAAAAGAGTATTTCTTTGGTTCTTGGGAGATGAATTGGATAGCATTTAATAGTGCTAGAGATTTCATACTTGAGCCAAAACCAACACAATATCCATTAAATATGTTAGGTTATCCTTATGCTGAAGTTGGAGAAGATGCAAAAGATTACTACAATCCAAAAACTTTTTCTTATACATATAATTCGCAAGAGCTTTTATGA
- the selD gene encoding selenide, water dikinase SelD: MNNEYKLTKFVQAAGCAAKMGPGDLKQALCNLESKSEQILVGFDTSDDAGIYQLNEDLALVQTVDFITPVVDDPYIYGQIAAANSLSDVFAMGADVKTALNVVGFDGANVSKEALGEILRGGNDKIKECGGSLLGGHTIQTPEMYYGLSVTGIINPKKIIRNNSAKIGDILILTKPLGMGILTTAIKRDLIPLNLIKHCADIMASLNYIPSNIMKKYKVSSCTDITGFGLLGHAFECINEDISFSINSSDVPFVKEAFELCKDGVIPGGSKRNIKFIEDKSSFFNIDETLKAILCDAQTSGGLLLAIDKNDAKEFLKEIEDYSFGYAKIIGEVIPKDKEDLLIY, encoded by the coding sequence ATGAATAACGAATATAAATTAACAAAATTCGTTCAGGCTGCTGGTTGTGCTGCAAAGATGGGTCCGGGGGATCTAAAACAAGCTCTTTGTAACTTAGAATCAAAAAGCGAACAAATTTTAGTAGGATTTGATACAAGTGATGATGCGGGAATTTATCAATTAAATGAAGATTTAGCACTTGTTCAAACAGTTGATTTCATAACACCTGTTGTTGATGATCCATATATTTATGGGCAAATTGCAGCTGCAAACTCTTTAAGTGATGTTTTTGCTATGGGAGCTGATGTTAAAACTGCTTTAAATGTAGTAGGTTTTGATGGTGCAAATGTTTCAAAAGAGGCTCTTGGAGAGATTTTAAGAGGTGGGAATGATAAGATAAAAGAGTGTGGCGGTTCACTTCTTGGAGGTCATACTATTCAAACACCTGAAATGTATTATGGTTTGAGTGTAACTGGTATTATAAATCCAAAAAAGATTATACGAAATAATAGTGCAAAAATTGGAGATATCTTAATTTTAACAAAACCATTAGGAATGGGTATTTTAACAACTGCAATAAAAAGAGATTTAATACCTTTAAATTTAATCAAACATTGTGCAGATATTATGGCAAGTTTAAACTATATTCCATCAAATATTATGAAAAAATACAAAGTTAGTTCTTGTACAGATATTACAGGTTTTGGTCTTTTAGGTCATGCATTTGAGTGTATAAATGAAGATATAAGTTTTTCTATAAACTCTTCTGATGTTCCTTTTGTAAAAGAAGCTTTTGAGCTTTGTAAAGATGGAGTAATTCCAGGTGGCTCAAAAAGAAATATAAAATTTATAGAAGATAAATCAAGTTTTTTTAATATTGATGAGACTTTAAAAGCTATCTTATGTGATGCACAAACTTCAGGTGGACTTCTACTTGCAATAGATAAAAATGATGCAAAAGAGTTTTTAAAAGAGATAGAAGATTATAGTTTTGGTTATGCAAAAATTATTGGGGAAGTTATTCCAAAAGATAAAGAAGATCTATTAATTTACTAA
- a CDS encoding TlpA family protein disulfide reductase, translated as MRNLKYILFAFIAFLFIACDSGGAINSNSLAKNKINEIEAEFEPKSFVLTSSDNKKIEFSTTEIGADFKDFKDKKVVIIDIFATWCPPCIESLPMLKSIQEKNKDDLQIISVLFQDEKSVEEINDFIEEHKINYPITMGEQNQALADELNVRRVPEMFLFSKSGKFVHKFVGKVPEDELEKYLKIAIEN; from the coding sequence ATGAGAAATTTAAAATATATATTATTTGCTTTTATAGCTTTTTTATTCATAGCTTGTGATAGCGGAGGAGCTATAAACTCAAACTCTTTAGCAAAGAATAAAATAAATGAAATAGAAGCAGAATTTGAGCCTAAAAGTTTTGTTCTAACAAGTTCAGATAATAAAAAGATTGAATTTTCTACAACAGAAATTGGTGCAGATTTTAAAGACTTTAAAGATAAAAAAGTAGTTATTATTGATATTTTTGCAACTTGGTGTCCGCCTTGTATTGAGAGTTTACCAATGTTAAAATCAATTCAAGAAAAAAATAAAGATGATTTACAAATAATATCTGTACTTTTTCAAGATGAAAAAAGTGTTGAAGAGATAAATGATTTTATAGAAGAACATAAAATAAATTATCCAATCACAATGGGAGAACAAAATCAAGCTTTAGCAGATGAATTAAATGTAAGAAGAGTTCCTGAGATGTTTTTATTTTCAAAAAGTGGAAAATTTGTTCATAAATTTGTAGGAAAAGTTCCAGAAGATGAACTTGAAAAATATTTAAAAATTGCTATTGAAAACTAA
- a CDS encoding DsbA family protein, which yields MQNRLKIILSLLLVVGVFIGLSIFYKESNKKENNLISKEEKDLMLKRDYSYKIGDNSKNVTVVQFIDPECESCAIFHEFVKKLYKDYYSEIEIVTKYIPNHKNSKFVIKLLEASRAQGLYEESLDIIFSTQDLWAKHNYEKPELLYGFLSQIPNIDMKKLRSDMQDEKILNIIKQDKDDAISLGVLGTPTLYINGELLKRLSSEELFDIVFKNIIKEEK from the coding sequence ATGCAAAATAGATTAAAAATCATTTTATCTTTACTTTTAGTTGTAGGGGTTTTTATTGGGCTTTCAATTTTCTATAAAGAGTCAAATAAAAAAGAAAATAATTTAATAAGTAAAGAAGAAAAAGATTTGATGTTAAAAAGAGATTATTCATATAAAATTGGTGATAACTCTAAAAACGTAACAGTAGTTCAATTTATTGATCCAGAGTGTGAATCATGTGCAATTTTTCATGAGTTTGTAAAGAAACTTTATAAAGATTATTATAGTGAAATAGAGATTGTTACAAAATATATTCCAAATCATAAAAACTCTAAGTTTGTAATTAAACTTTTAGAAGCTAGTAGAGCTCAAGGATTATACGAAGAGTCATTAGATATTATATTTTCTACTCAAGATTTATGGGCAAAACATAATTATGAAAAGCCAGAGCTTTTATATGGATTTTTATCACAAATACCAAATATTGATATGAAAAAATTAAGAAGTGATATGCAAGATGAAAAAATTTTAAATATTATAAAACAAGATAAAGATGATGCAATATCTTTAGGTGTATTAGGAACACCAACACTATATATAAATGGTGAATTATTAAAAAGATTATCGAGTGAAGAGCTATTTGATATAGTATTTAAAAACATTATAAAAGAGGAGAAATAG
- a CDS encoding disulfide oxidoreductase, which translates to MNPLFLAFFTSLIATFGSLFFSEIMNFIPCSLCWYQRIFMYPLLFILTISLLYKDSKVILNATPLAIVGFLISIYHNLLVYKIIPEDLSPCIGGVPCSVDYLNVFGFITIPLLSTIAFLIILISLMLHYLSLVKVSEKLRENHAK; encoded by the coding sequence ATGAATCCTCTTTTTTTAGCATTTTTTACATCATTAATAGCAACTTTTGGAAGTCTATTTTTTTCTGAAATTATGAATTTTATTCCTTGTTCTTTGTGTTGGTATCAAAGAATATTTATGTATCCTCTTCTATTTATTCTAACTATTTCATTGCTTTATAAAGATAGCAAAGTTATTTTAAATGCAACTCCACTTGCAATTGTTGGATTTTTAATCTCTATTTATCATAATTTACTAGTTTATAAAATAATTCCAGAAGATTTATCACCTTGTATTGGTGGAGTTCCTTGTAGTGTAGACTATTTAAATGTTTTTGGATTTATTACAATTCCACTATTATCAACAATAGCATTTTTAATAATATTAATATCTTTAATGCTTCATTATCTTTCATTGGTTAAAGTTTCAGAAAAATTAAGGGAGAATCATGCAAAATAG